Within the Bacteroidia bacterium genome, the region TTTGAAAAATTATCTATTCCGGAACCGGGATCACCAAAATTCCAATACCACTGGGTACAGTTAACTGAATTTTCGGTAAAGGTTGTTATATCACCCAAACAAACCGTGTCGTGATCAAACCTGGCCACTACCGAATCAAAAATAGTGATGGGAACCTGTACCGAGTCTGTACATCCGTTATCCGAAACAACTGTTAGGGTAACCGTGTACGTTCCCGAACTTCCATACAGGTGATTCGGACTCTGCTGCATTGATGAATTGGCATCACCGAAGTTCCATGTCCAGCTGGCGATATTACCATTGCCGAAAACAATATAGGATGAGTCAAGAAAATTCACGTTCAGGTCGCAGTTCAGATTCTGATAATTGAAACTGGCGATGGGACTTGGTTTAACCCAGATAGTATCCCAAATCACGGTAGTACATGTCACACTCGAAACAGAAGACATGGTACAGGAATAAACCGTCATGGTTGTTGGTGCCACCGTAATGGTCTGGGTAGTTGCTCCGGTACTCCAGGAATAGGTTCCCGATCCCGGAGGAGCGGTGAGTGTAACTTGCTCTCCGGCACAAATAGTATCATTCTGGTGCTGTATGATATTAGGAACGCAGGAAGCATCTACATAGGCATATGAAAAGTGACCACCGTAGCAGCAATCTCCCTGAATAAAGCGGATCGTTACTTGCTGACCTACAAAGGATGTTAGATCCACGTTTACGGTGGTCCAGGGCCTGTAATATGTTTGGAACCCGCAGGCTGCCGGGAAGAATCCGGGGATGTTTGGTCCGCCCACGACCAGGTACTGCCCGCAGTTGATCAGCTGGTTATTCTGATCATACATTTCAACTTTGAAAAATGGCTGCTCATTTGGCAAATGACTGGGATCCTCTACAATCACTGCATACTTGTATGTAAAATTGGATGTTGACTGCTGAACAATGAACGTTTGTTCCATGGTGGCTGCTCCGTTACCGGCCATCTGTCCATCACCCAGCATCACGGAAAAAGTTCCTCCGGGAGCCACCACCGGAAAATTTCCGCAGGCATCCAGACCGGCGCCGGTCATAATCGTATGTGAAGAACTTGGAATACTGCCGCAGCCGGCATTTACCACCGGGTGCGGGGCTGCAGGTGCTCCGCAGGTTATGCTTCCTACTGATCCGTTCCATCCTGTAAAATCCCCTGTTTCAAAATCCATGTTCGTACACTGGGGCTGAACACTGGTAGATGCTGGATAAGAGATGTTGATGTTGTAAGTGAAACAATTCGGAGTAGGCCAGTTATCAATCATGATAAAATATGACTGGGCATTCGTAACAGGCACAACCAGACACATGTCTAACCCGTTGGAGGTAGAGGTAGATCCTGCTATACATGTCCCTGCATTGGGGCATCCCTGCCATACCGAGATGCTTGCCCATGGATACTGGGGCGTCATTGCGGAAAGCTGTATCTGAAGATTTCCTGTTTGGGTGGCAGTAAAATAGTACAACCAATCCGGTCCGGTGGTATAGGTGGATACTCCGCAGGATACTCCCACGTTATTGTAATCATCCAGTCCCGTACAAGTTCCGCCTGCAGCAGAGAAGGGAATCGTGATGGGTGCGGCCTGTGCGGTAGCGCAATCATCCCCGCCCTGGGCGAAGACAGTATATCCGGACAGAAGAAGTAGTGAAAAAAGAACGTTGTTTATATTTCTCATAGCGGAGCTCACTGTTCAGACTGTGTTAAGTTTTCCTCACTCATTTCGAAACCGGCGGCCACAATCACATTCCGTAGTGCGCTTATATTCACAAACGGATCTACTACCACCTTGACGCGTTTCGTTGTAAAATCTGTGGAAGAGGACAGGATTCCCTTTCTCTTGAGCATGAACTGATCCAGCTTAGCAGCATCAGCCTGGCAGGTGAGTCCCATCACGGTAATTTCATAAACGACTTTCTTAGTCGTTTCCTGTTTCTCCTGAGCATGAACCGGAGATGTGGTCAGGGCGACCAACACAGATAAAAGAACGATGAATCCAATTTTTTGCATGACGAATGACTTGTTTAGTGCAAATCTAATATACAGACACTCCAAAGAAAAGCGAAGTTGCAGGTATTGGTGGGAGGTTTATGAAAAAGACGAAAATTCGCTGATTATCAGCAAATTAAATCTATCAGCCACGTACAAGTCAGGGTGCCAAACGCCCTCTTTGGGTAAAAAAACAGGATTTGAACCAGGGAGTGAAGTCCTCAGGTTTCTTTTCCAGGAAGTACAGAAGTTCTGCTTCTGTGAGCAGTTTCCACTCCTCCGCTTCGATAGGATTTAATACCGGGTTCAGCTCGGTAACACCGGTGAAAACATGGTCCAATTCCCACTCTGTTAGCCCCGCTCCTACTGCTGCTTTATAGGTAAACTCAAAAACTTTCCTGATGTGTGTGCGCAATCCACACTCTTCGAACAAACGGCGTGCAGCGGCAACCGCAACTTCTTCCCCGGGGCGGGGATGTCCGCAGCACGTATTTGTCCACAAGCCGCCGGAGTGATATTTACTCTGTGCACGCCGGTGAATCCACCACTGCCCGTCGGGTGAAAATAAAAAGATAGAAAATGCCCGGTGCAGAAATCCCTTCCGGTGCGCCTCCAGCTTCTCCATGCGACCGGTGACCTCATCTTTTTCATTTACCAATATCACCTCTTCCATATTCAGATGCACTTAAAATAATCAAAAGGTTCTTTGCAGTCGGTGCACCGGAAAAGTGCCTTGCAGGCGGTAGATCCGAACTGTGAGATCATTTCAGTATTCATGGACCGGCACTGCGGACAGCGGATCTTTCTTTCTTTACCGGTGATACTTCCCTTATCCATGCTGGTTTTCTCCGGAGGGGCGATTCCGTATACTCTCAGCTTCTCCCTTGCCGCTTCAGGTATCCAGTCTGTTGTCCATGCCGGGGAATAACTCAAATCCACCTGCACGTCCGGGAAACCGTTTGTTTTCAGCAAGGCCACAATATCATCCTCGATTTGCTTCATGGCCGGGCAACCGCTATAGGTAGGGGTGATGGTGATCATTACTTTCCCTTTATCTACCTTAATCCTTCTTAATATTCCCAGCTCCTCAATAGAAATCACCGGTATCTCCGGGTCAGGGATGCCGGAAAGGAGTGAGCGGATTTTGTTTTCGGGAGATTCACTCACCATTTCGCATCGGGGTAGGCCCGTGGAAGAAACTGCATTTCGGCAAGAAGAAATCCCAGGTGTTCCGAATGTTTTCCGTCTCTGCTGCCGCTCTGCATGTACGG harbors:
- the idi gene encoding isopentenyl-diphosphate Delta-isomerase; the protein is MEEVILVNEKDEVTGRMEKLEAHRKGFLHRAFSIFLFSPDGQWWIHRRAQSKYHSGGLWTNTCCGHPRPGEEVAVAAARRLFEECGLRTHIRKVFEFTYKAAVGAGLTEWELDHVFTGVTELNPVLNPIEAEEWKLLTEAELLYFLEKKPEDFTPWFKSCFFTQRGRLAP
- a CDS encoding PKD domain-containing protein, whose product is MRNINNVLFSLLLLSGYTVFAQGGDDCATAQAAPITIPFSAAGGTCTGLDDYNNVGVSCGVSTYTTGPDWLYYFTATQTGNLQIQLSAMTPQYPWASISVWQGCPNAGTCIAGSTSTSNGLDMCLVVPVTNAQSYFIMIDNWPTPNCFTYNINISYPASTSVQPQCTNMDFETGDFTGWNGSVGSITCGAPAAPHPVVNAGCGSIPSSSHTIMTGAGLDACGNFPVVAPGGTFSVMLGDGQMAGNGAATMEQTFIVQQSTSNFTYKYAVIVEDPSHLPNEQPFFKVEMYDQNNQLINCGQYLVVGGPNIPGFFPAACGFQTYYRPWTTVNVDLTSFVGQQVTIRFIQGDCCYGGHFSYAYVDASCVPNIIQHQNDTICAGEQVTLTAPPGSGTYSWSTGATTQTITVAPTTMTVYSCTMSSVSSVTCTTVIWDTIWVKPSPIASFNYQNLNCDLNVNFLDSSYIVFGNGNIASWTWNFGDANSSMQQSPNHLYGSSGTYTVTLTVVSDNGCTDSVQVPITIFDSVVARFDHDTVCLGDITTFTENSVNCTQWYWNFGDPGSGIDNFSNLQNPTHQFSTSGTFNVILIASTPGGCPDTLIKTITVWPVPLANFSANPNPVSTLDPTVQFTDLTGTAVTWFWDFGDPPATSIIQNPTHTYPALGDGTHIYPVTLIVSNIYGCYDTARMEIVVEPEFSFFAPNCVTANGDGNNQLFYTYGVGWKEYKLMIFDRWGDLIWQTTDMNQGWDCKVQNKRALVQEDVYVWKAIVVDVFDKKHEYVGHVTVIR
- the paaJ gene encoding phenylacetate-CoA oxygenase subunit PaaJ encodes the protein MVSESPENKIRSLLSGIPDPEIPVISIEELGILRRIKVDKGKVMITITPTYSGCPAMKQIEDDIVALLKTNGFPDVQVDLSYSPAWTTDWIPEAAREKLRVYGIAPPEKTSMDKGSITGKERKIRCPQCRSMNTEMISQFGSTACKALFRCTDCKEPFDYFKCI
- a CDS encoding heavy-metal-associated domain-containing protein, giving the protein MQKIGFIVLLSVLVALTTSPVHAQEKQETTKKVVYEITVMGLTCQADAAKLDQFMLKRKGILSSSTDFTTKRVKVVVDPFVNISALRNVIVAAGFEMSEENLTQSEQ